A region from the Manihot esculenta cultivar AM560-2 chromosome 13, M.esculenta_v8, whole genome shotgun sequence genome encodes:
- the LOC110607522 gene encoding cylicin-1-like has protein sequence MAEHTISLARVNHRIKRISAEEQIASGPASASGPASASGPASAYGPTSAFGPASASSEKEKEKEKEKEAKKDAKKEAKDEEEAKKDAKKQDKDEKEEEKDSKKEIKDEKEVEKDAKKEAKDEKEAEKDAKKEAKDEKEAAKDAKKEAKADKDAKKEAKAKKDAKNKDKDEEEAKNEDKDEKEAKISAPAPAPSQK, from the exons ATGGCAGAGCACACAATTTCACTTGCTCGCGTTAACCACAGAATTAAACGTATCAGTGCA GAGGAGCAAATTGCTTCTGGTCCTGCAAGTGCTTCTGGCCCAGCAAGTGCTTCTGGTCCGGCGAGTGCTTATGGCCCTACAAGTGCTTTCGGTCCTGCAAGTGCTTCTAgcgagaaagaaaaagagaaagaa aaagagaaagaagctAAGAAGGACGCCAAGAAAGAAGCTAAGGACGAGGAAGAAGCCAAGAAAGACGCCAAGAAACAAGATAAGGACGAGAAAGAAGAGGAGAAAGAttccaagaaagaaattaaggatGAGAAAGAAGTCGAGAAGGATGCCAAGAAAGAAGCTAAAGATGAGAAAGAAGCCGAGAAAGATGCCAAGAAGGAAGCTAAAGATGAGAAAGAAGCTGCGAAGGATGCCAAGAAAGAAGCTAAGGCCGACAAGGATGCCAAGAAAGAAGCTAAGGCCAAAAAGGATGCCAAGAATAAAGATAAGGACGAGGAAGAAGCCAAGAATGAAGATAAGGACGAGAAAGAAGCTAAGATCAGTGCCCCTGCCCCTGCACCCAGCCAGAAATAA
- the LOC110607523 gene encoding cylicin-1, with the protein MAEHTISLAREEQIASGPASASGPASASGPASAYGPTSAFGPASASSEKEKEKEKEKEAKKDAKKEAKDEEEAKKDAKKQDKDEKEEEKDSKKEIKDEKEVEKDAKKEAKDEKEAEKDAKKEAKDEKEAAKDAKKEAKADKDAKKEVKAKKDAKNKDKDKKEAKNEDKDEKEAKISAPAPAPSQK; encoded by the exons ATGGCAGAGCACACAATTTCACTTGCTCGC GAGGAGCAAATTGCTTCTGGTCCTGCAAGTGCTTCTGGCCCAGCAAGTGCTTCTGGTCCGGCGAGTGCTTATGGCCCTACAAGTGCTTTCGGTCCTGCAAGTGCTTCTAgcgagaaagaaaaagagaaagaa aaagagaaagaagctAAGAAGGACGCCAAGAAAGAAGCTAAGGACGAGGAAGAAGCCAAGAAAGACGCCAAGAAACAAGATAAGGACGAGAAAGAAGAGGAGAAAGAttccaagaaagaaattaaggatGAGAAAGAAGTCGAGAAGGATGCCAAGAAAGAAGCTAAAGATGAGAAAGAAGCCGAGAAAGATGCCAAGAAGGAAGCTAAAGATGAGAAAGAAGCTGCGAAGGATGCCAAGAAAGAAGCTAAGGCCGACAAGGATGCCAAGAAAGAAGTTAAGGCCAAAAAGGATGCCAAGAATAAAGATAAGGACAAGAAAGAAGCCAAGAATGAAGATAAGGACGAGAAAGAAGCTAAGATCAGTGCCCCTGCCCCTGCACCCAGTCAGAAATAA
- the LOC110607524 gene encoding FK506-binding protein 3-like: MKNFEFSIYCISLLIMFSLFYVLNAQQKQSAYGPARKKSRKEAKKEKDMRKKLRTRKKPRNDEKEEEKDAKKEVKDEKEAKKEVEKEVKAKKEAKNEAKDEKEAKNEAKDKK; the protein is encoded by the coding sequence ATGAAGAATTTTGAGTTTTCCATCTATTGTATTTCACTATTGATTATGTTCtccttattttatgttttaaatgctcaaCAGAAGCAAAGTGCTTATGGCCCAGCAAGAAAGAAGTCGAGAAAAGAAGCTAAAAAAGAGAAAGATATGAGAAAGAAGCTAAGGACGAGGAAGAAGCCGAGAAACGACGAGAAAGAAGAGGAGAAAGACGCCAAGAAAGAAGTTAAAGATGAGAAAGAAGCCAAAAAGGAAGTCGAGAAAGAAGTTAAGGCCAAAAAGGAAGCCAAGAATGAAGCTAAGGATGAGAAAGAAGCCAAGAATGAAGCTAAGGACAAGAAATAA
- the LOC110607525 gene encoding nucleolar protein 58, with protein MRRKPRRKPRKKLKAKKEAMKDVKPKRKTRVKLRTSKKAKMKLRTKKQSASGPASAYGPASASGPASAYGPTSAFGPASASSEKEEEKEKEKEAKKDAKKKDKDEKEAKKDAKKEDKDEEEAEKDAKKEDKDEEEAEKDAKKEAKDEKEAEKDAKKEAKDEKEAEKEAKKEVKAEKKAKNDGKDEKEAKNDEKQSASGPASAYGPASASGPASAYGPTSAFGPASASSEKQEEKEKEKETKKDAKKQDKDEKEAKKQDKDEEEAKKDAKKDAKDKKEAEKDAKKGAKDEKEAEKDAKKEAKDEKEAEKEANVG; from the exons ATGAGAAGGAAGCCGAGAAGGAAGCCAAGAAAGAAGTTAAAGGCCAAAAAGGAAGCTATGAAAGATGTTAAGCCAAAAAGGAAGACAAGAGTGAAGTTAAGGACGAGTAAGAAGGCAAAAATGAAGCTAAGGACGA AGAAGCAAAGTGCTTCTGGTCCAGCAAGTGCTTATGGCCCAGCAAGTGCTTCTGGTCCGGCAAGTGCTTATGGCCCTACAAGTGCTTTCGGTCCTGCAAGTGCTTCTAgcgagaaagaagaagagaaagaa aaagagaaagaagccAAGAAAGACGCCAagaaaaaagataaggacgAGAAAGAAGCCAAGAAAGACGCCAAGAAAGAAGATAAGGACGAGGAGGAAGCCGAGAAGGATGCCAAGAAAGAAGATAAGGACGAGGAAGAAGCCGAGAAAGATGCCAAGAAAGAAGCTAAAGATGAGAAAGAAGCCGAGAAGGATGCCAAGAAAGAAGCTAAAGATGAGAAAGAAGCCGAGAAGGAAGCCAAGAAAGAAGTTAAGGCCGAAAAGAAAGCCAAGAATGACGGTAAGGACGAGAAAGAAGCCAAGAATGACG AGAAGCAAAGTGCTTCTGGTCCAGCAAGTGCTTATGGCCCAGCAAGTGCTTCTGGTCCGGCGAGTGCTTATGGCCCTACAAGTGCTTTCGGTCCTGCAAGTGCTTCTAGCGAGAaacaagaagagaaagaa aaagagaaagaaaccaAGAAAGACGCCAAGAAACAAGATAAGGACGAGAAAGAAGCCAAGAAACAAGATAAGGACGAGGAAGAAGCCAAGAAGGATGCCAAGAAAGATGCTAAAGATAAGAAAGAAGCCGAGAAGGATGCCAAGAAAGGAGCTAAAGATGAGAAAGAAGCCGAGAAGGATGCCAAGAAAGAAGCTAAAGATGAGAAAGAAGCCGAGAAGGAAGCCAATGTAGGCTGA